The following coding sequences are from one Chroogloeocystis siderophila 5.2 s.c.1 window:
- a CDS encoding ATP phosphoribosyltransferase regulatory subunit, whose product MVYQSPAGARDLLPLDVAQKRWIEERLQQVFHRWGYHRIITSTLEHLDTLMAGGAVERSQLIQLQSDEGEIGLRPELTASIARAAVTRMAGSMYPQRLYYNANVFRRASSSNHNQQQEFYQAGVELLGAKGWLADAEILLLLAECMQELSLNNWCLILGEAGIARSLLSTFPVNLREQVRYAIANLDRITLETLPLSHELRDRALMMLDLRGRPADILQKLASLNLEIPQTEALNYLKSLLALLDECFPISSQAIILDLSLIQTFDYYTGIVFKVVSNTHPARIIGQGGRYDQLLGLYHPQAETIPGIGFSLNIEDLHQVLLPSQQLPHATPASHWLVVPETPQAYTAAFAYAAKLRTSQHLVRVELNLSDSDPDKIREYARHRRIQQIAWIKPEGLPTIEAIAFTKTPH is encoded by the coding sequence ATGGTATATCAGTCGCCAGCAGGGGCGCGGGATTTATTGCCCTTAGATGTAGCACAAAAACGGTGGATCGAAGAACGATTGCAGCAAGTCTTTCACCGTTGGGGCTATCACCGCATTATTACATCAACTTTAGAACACCTCGATACCTTAATGGCAGGTGGTGCAGTCGAGCGATCGCAACTGATTCAGCTTCAATCTGATGAAGGCGAGATCGGACTACGCCCCGAACTTACCGCATCTATCGCCCGCGCCGCTGTGACGCGCATGGCAGGCTCGATGTATCCGCAACGCTTGTACTACAATGCTAATGTTTTTCGCCGCGCGTCAAGTAGTAACCACAATCAGCAACAAGAATTTTATCAAGCAGGCGTTGAATTACTTGGTGCTAAAGGTTGGCTAGCAGATGCGGAAATTTTACTGTTGCTTGCTGAGTGTATGCAAGAACTCAGTTTAAATAACTGGTGTCTGATCTTAGGCGAAGCCGGAATCGCGCGATCGCTCTTATCAACATTTCCAGTCAATTTGCGCGAACAAGTTCGCTATGCGATCGCCAACCTCGACCGCATCACACTAGAAACTTTACCCCTAAGTCACGAACTACGCGATCGCGCGCTGATGATGCTTGACTTACGCGGACGTCCTGCTGATATCTTACAAAAACTCGCCTCGCTCAATTTAGAAATACCTCAAACAGAAGCACTCAACTACTTGAAGTCGTTACTTGCTTTATTAGATGAATGCTTTCCAATATCATCACAAGCAATTATCCTCGACTTAAGTTTGATCCAAACATTTGATTACTACACTGGAATTGTTTTCAAAGTCGTCAGCAATACTCATCCTGCAAGAATTATTGGACAAGGTGGACGTTACGATCAACTCTTAGGACTGTATCACCCACAAGCCGAAACAATTCCAGGAATTGGATTTTCGCTGAATATTGAAGATTTACATCAAGTTTTACTTCCCTCACAACAACTGCCTCACGCAACTCCTGCAAGTCATTGGTTAGTGGTTCCCGAAACTCCCCAAGCTTACACCGCAGCCTTTGCCTATGCAGCTAAATTACGCACTTCGCAACATCTTGTACGCGTTGAATTGAATTTAAGCGATAGCGATCCTGATAAGATTCGCGAGTACGCCCGTCACCGCCGTATTCAACAAATTGCTTGGATAAAACCCGAAGGTCTACCTACGATAGAGGCGATCGCATTCACAAAAACGCCTCACTAG
- a CDS encoding J domain-containing protein, which produces MSFKIDRGLFQYDFTDHHAVLGIPVDADFERIRKRYLQIARRLHPDSCAASTPEEKQLANQLLSKIVNPAYEQFSKERNRTEHLVVLREMSKRLAQEPTTVELKSKLAQKLAQASNIEHFYQTSLHQLAAKQYENFEQVFDIIGTLSELNLVYLMHKGASGFQQPKASTRTTPNPSETPQPTPTPQPTSAVEQYYRRAQACIENSNFVQARIELQDALKLEPNSSSCHSLMGVLYLKQNQVTMAKVHINKALQLNPQDPMALKAKKLLNQATQTSSTKSASVPQPSPGKANNGGSGLFGGLFGGKKK; this is translated from the coding sequence ATGTCATTTAAAATCGACCGTGGCTTATTCCAGTATGATTTCACTGACCACCATGCAGTTCTCGGCATTCCTGTCGATGCAGATTTCGAGCGAATTCGCAAACGTTATCTGCAAATAGCCCGTCGTTTACACCCTGATAGTTGTGCAGCCAGCACTCCAGAAGAGAAACAACTCGCCAATCAACTACTCTCAAAAATTGTCAATCCTGCCTACGAACAATTCTCTAAAGAGCGTAACCGTACTGAACATCTTGTTGTACTAAGAGAAATGAGCAAGCGTCTGGCACAAGAACCAACTACCGTTGAACTAAAATCTAAACTAGCACAAAAGTTAGCTCAAGCAAGCAATATTGAACACTTTTATCAAACTTCACTTCACCAGCTAGCCGCAAAGCAGTATGAGAATTTCGAGCAAGTTTTCGATATTATTGGCACTTTAAGCGAACTCAATTTAGTCTACTTGATGCACAAAGGTGCGAGTGGTTTTCAGCAACCCAAAGCATCAACTCGTACTACTCCCAATCCCAGCGAAACCCCACAGCCAACGCCTACACCCCAACCTACAAGCGCTGTCGAGCAATATTATCGCCGCGCGCAAGCTTGTATAGAAAACAGTAACTTTGTGCAAGCGCGGATTGAGTTACAAGATGCACTCAAGTTAGAACCAAATAGTAGTAGCTGCCATAGCTTGATGGGAGTCTTGTATTTGAAGCAAAATCAAGTCACCATGGCTAAGGTTCATATTAATAAAGCATTGCAGTTGAATCCTCAAGACCCAATGGCACTTAAAGCAAAGAAATTACTCAATCAAGCAACACAAACATCGAGTACAAAATCAGCGTCAGTACCTCAGCCGAGTCCAGGAAAAGCCAATAATGGGGGTAGTGGTTTGTTTGGTGGTTTATTTGGCGGGAAGAAAAAGTAA
- a CDS encoding inositol monophosphatase family protein yields MMTSTSQLQIYLDIATEAALAAGAVVQSYYGALDGVVEKGRPGDLVTQADKASEAVILDVLRRHVPQHGILAEESGNVGNSTSDYLWAIDPLDGTTNFAHQYPSFAVSIGLLVAGSPHVGVIFDPFHQELFRAARGLGATRDRRPISVSQTQELSKSLLVTGFAYDRRETPDNNYAEFCHLTHLTQGVRRSGSAALDLAYVACGRLDGYWERGLSPWDITAGIVLLEEAKGKVTAYDQSPFDMASGRILATNGYLHAALSDELLHVRSLTSVGNNINNSDRAFSYESPT; encoded by the coding sequence ATTATGACTTCAACTTCCCAACTGCAAATTTATCTAGATATTGCAACAGAAGCCGCGCTAGCTGCTGGAGCGGTTGTTCAAAGCTATTATGGTGCATTAGATGGAGTTGTTGAAAAAGGACGCCCTGGAGATTTAGTCACCCAAGCCGATAAAGCTTCCGAAGCCGTCATTTTAGATGTGCTACGGCGTCACGTACCGCAACATGGAATTTTGGCGGAAGAATCAGGTAACGTCGGAAATTCAACCAGCGATTATCTTTGGGCAATTGATCCCCTAGATGGTACAACCAATTTCGCGCACCAGTACCCTAGTTTTGCTGTATCAATTGGGTTACTCGTTGCGGGGAGTCCCCACGTAGGCGTGATTTTCGACCCTTTCCATCAAGAATTATTTCGGGCTGCTAGAGGCTTAGGCGCGACACGCGATCGCCGCCCAATTTCTGTTTCCCAAACGCAGGAACTGAGTAAAAGCCTTTTAGTTACAGGTTTTGCCTACGATCGCCGCGAAACACCAGACAACAACTATGCAGAATTCTGTCATCTCACACATCTTACGCAAGGCGTGCGCCGCAGTGGCTCCGCCGCGCTTGATTTAGCTTATGTCGCGTGTGGGCGCTTAGATGGTTACTGGGAACGCGGACTTTCACCGTGGGATATCACGGCGGGAATTGTCTTACTTGAAGAAGCTAAAGGAAAAGTCACTGCTTACGATCAAAGTCCGTTTGATATGGCATCGGGGCGAATTTTAGCAACAAACGGCTATCTCCACGCAGCTTTGAGTGATGAGTTGCTACACGTTCGTTCTTTAACATCGGTAGGGAATAATATTAACAACAGCGATCGCGCTTTTAGCTACGAATCCCCAACTTAG
- a CDS encoding thermonuclease family protein has translation MLLLLLISACQPKTTPQGKTVKVTRVVSGNTLEVIGLEAQSNFNARVRLIGVDAPDLQQQPWGQTAKQQLEKIVQGSNVLLEFDVQQKDRFGRYQAYVWYDKVLLNEWLVAQGYLLAVARNPNDKYTQQLTRAQESARLMERGIWNPFQPMRLTPAEFRRQLILQRTPPQSLPFQSRQL, from the coding sequence GTGCTGCTTCTACTCTTAATTTCGGCGTGTCAGCCAAAAACAACACCGCAAGGTAAGACTGTCAAGGTAACGCGGGTAGTCAGTGGTAATACACTTGAAGTCATCGGCTTAGAGGCGCAAAGTAATTTTAATGCACGAGTCCGCCTCATCGGAGTAGACGCACCCGATTTGCAACAACAGCCGTGGGGACAAACGGCAAAACAACAATTAGAAAAAATTGTTCAAGGCAGCAATGTTCTGCTAGAGTTCGACGTGCAACAAAAAGACCGTTTTGGTCGCTACCAAGCGTATGTATGGTATGACAAAGTATTGTTAAATGAATGGCTTGTCGCACAGGGATATCTTCTAGCTGTTGCTAGAAACCCTAATGACAAGTACACTCAGCAACTGACTCGCGCGCAAGAATCAGCTAGACTCATGGAGCGGGGGATTTGGAATCCCTTTCAACCAATGCGTTTGACTCCAGCAGAATTTCGCCGTCAGCTAATATTGCAGAGGACACCTCCGCAATCACTGCCATTTCAATCTCGTCAATTATGA
- a CDS encoding 2Fe-2S iron-sulfur cluster-binding protein, whose product MTRYYKIQIRDRARDKNYTLKVPEDGYILQNAEKQGVELPFSCRNGACTTCAVRVLSGEIYQPEAMGLSPELRAKGYALLCVSYPLSDLEVETQDEDEVYELQFGRYFGKGKVRAGLPLDED is encoded by the coding sequence ATGACTCGTTATTACAAAATTCAAATTCGCGATCGCGCGCGCGATAAGAACTACACGCTCAAAGTTCCTGAAGACGGCTATATCCTCCAAAATGCCGAAAAGCAAGGCGTAGAACTGCCATTTTCCTGCCGTAATGGTGCTTGTACAACCTGTGCGGTACGAGTGCTATCAGGAGAAATTTATCAACCCGAAGCGATGGGCTTATCTCCCGAATTACGCGCCAAAGGCTATGCGTTGTTGTGCGTTAGCTACCCACTTTCTGATTTGGAAGTCGAAACCCAAGACGAAGATGAAGTATACGAACTACAATTCGGACGTTATTTTGGTAAAGGAAAAGTGCGGGCGGGTTTACCGTTAGATGAAGATTAG
- the truB gene encoding tRNA pseudouridine(55) synthase TruB, which yields MLGFLNLNKPPGFTSHDCVAHVRRLLQMKRVGHGGTLDPAATGVLPIALGKATRLLQFLPGNKAYQATIQLGITTTTDDLEGEVITSQPVSNLTLEQVATALKQFQGKIEQIPPRYSAIQVQGKRLYDLARAGENVEIPVRSVEIFQIEILNWYPGDFPQIEVVITCGAGTYIRAIARDLGRVLQTGGTLAKLIRTHSSGFEIADSLTFEQLEFQIQQHSFQPILPTRVLQHLHAVTLPIAIAQKWCQGQKVSYDATDELPLNSPLRIYHEGENFLGIGYLTIIDTETTLVPQIVF from the coding sequence GTGCTAGGTTTCCTCAATTTAAACAAGCCCCCTGGGTTCACTTCTCACGATTGCGTCGCGCACGTACGACGACTTTTACAAATGAAGCGTGTTGGACACGGCGGAACACTAGATCCTGCGGCGACAGGAGTTTTACCGATCGCTTTAGGTAAAGCTACCCGATTGTTACAATTTTTACCAGGAAATAAAGCTTATCAAGCAACAATTCAACTAGGAATTACGACAACAACCGATGATCTAGAAGGGGAAGTTATTACCTCACAGCCAGTATCAAATTTAACTCTAGAACAAGTTGCAACCGCACTCAAACAGTTTCAAGGCAAAATTGAGCAAATACCGCCGCGTTATAGTGCAATCCAAGTTCAAGGAAAACGCTTATACGATCTTGCCCGTGCAGGGGAAAATGTTGAAATTCCTGTACGGAGTGTCGAAATATTTCAGATTGAAATTTTAAATTGGTACCCAGGTGATTTTCCGCAAATCGAGGTGGTGATCACCTGTGGTGCGGGAACATATATTCGCGCGATCGCTCGCGATTTGGGTAGAGTCTTACAAACTGGTGGAACTTTAGCTAAACTCATCCGCACGCACAGTAGTGGTTTTGAAATTGCAGATAGCTTAACGTTTGAGCAATTGGAATTTCAAATTCAACAACACAGTTTTCAACCTATTCTACCGACACGGGTATTACAGCATCTTCATGCTGTCACCTTACCTATTGCGATCGCTCAAAAATGGTGTCAAGGTCAAAAAGTTTCTTACGATGCTACTGATGAATTACCGTTAAACTCACCGTTGCGGATTTATCACGAAGGCGAGAACTTTTTAGGGATTGGATATTTAACGATAATAGATACAGAAACCACGTTAGTTCCACAAATTGTCTTTTAA
- a CDS encoding META domain-containing protein, with the protein MVTLKLFLVPLGSILITTGVVLSYSLSLLAGTTSSLTQLLSMSSESSLQSDIAFKNYSWQLERWERQGSVVTLVPKTKISLRFENNQVNGSGGCNSFNGSYNLVNNQLSVGALSATRMRCDEQVMNQESQFFFALQSVRCIATDASGRLMLFYKGDTSEGVLYFVKAK; encoded by the coding sequence ATGGTTACACTCAAACTTTTTTTAGTACCATTGGGTTCTATCTTAATTACCACGGGGGTTGTCTTAAGCTACAGTCTTAGTTTATTGGCTGGTACAACGTCTTCTTTAACCCAATTACTTTCTATGTCCTCCGAATCCTCTTTGCAGTCTGATATAGCTTTCAAAAATTATTCTTGGCAACTTGAACGTTGGGAGCGTCAAGGGTCTGTTGTCACTCTTGTACCCAAAACCAAGATATCTCTGCGTTTTGAAAACAATCAAGTAAATGGTTCTGGGGGATGTAATAGTTTCAACGGCTCCTATAATTTGGTGAATAATCAACTTTCTGTAGGCGCATTAAGTGCAACTCGAATGCGCTGTGACGAACAGGTAATGAATCAGGAATCCCAATTCTTTTTTGCTCTCCAATCGGTACGTTGTATTGCGACTGATGCTTCAGGTCGTTTAATGTTATTTTATAAAGGTGATACGAGTGAGGGAGTGCTGTACTTTGTAAAAGCAAAGTAA
- a CDS encoding trypsin-like serine peptidase, protein MNNMHISITQSLTIASTGLLLSLLSSYGSEALAQNRDVAVVVVGQQQPLSPTAIKNSLPHRNSLAPLYLPNLTPSSQAEINQSGVTPGVATPGKVSNQGNRMNGEFSTNSVDNSIIPQAFGSISVPYTSKRVSHLPTSAVGAGSNAYLSATYPYRTMGRLTFNIGSRTTHCSATLIRRSVIVTAAHCIQDFGTGTSLFSGFTFTPASYNGSAPYGSWAWESLVRPASWANGTDTGSGTARNNDLAVIALRKNSQGQFIGDITGYLTYGWNNYSFVSSSRTGNLSVAALTTTGYPALSDSGRIMQRSDGPSYLTTVSGAKQIYQGSNFTGGASGGAWLANFGYQDPAFSGGANAGNASTANVIVGVTSWGSIDPNSPKDNYSSQFAQNTQYPSSSYGTFGAGNIGSLLNTLCSSRPSGSSQTFQQLGYCT, encoded by the coding sequence ATGAACAATATGCACATATCAATTACGCAATCATTAACTATTGCATCAACTGGATTACTACTAAGTTTGCTAAGTAGTTATGGGTCTGAGGCTCTTGCCCAAAACCGTGATGTTGCCGTAGTCGTAGTAGGACAACAACAACCGTTGTCTCCAACGGCGATCAAAAACTCTTTGCCACACAGGAATTCTCTAGCACCACTATATCTTCCTAATCTCACTCCATCTAGCCAAGCAGAAATCAACCAAAGTGGAGTAACGCCAGGAGTAGCGACACCAGGGAAGGTTTCTAATCAAGGAAATCGTATGAATGGAGAATTCTCTACAAATTCAGTAGATAACTCGATTATTCCTCAAGCTTTTGGCTCTATTTCAGTACCATACACTTCCAAACGAGTGTCACATCTGCCTACTTCAGCCGTAGGTGCTGGTTCTAATGCTTACCTCAGCGCTACTTATCCTTATCGTACTATGGGAAGGCTCACATTCAACATCGGTTCTAGAACCACTCATTGTTCTGCAACCTTAATTCGTAGAAGTGTAATTGTCACCGCTGCACACTGCATTCAGGACTTTGGCACTGGCACAAGTCTTTTCTCAGGTTTCACATTTACACCAGCATCTTATAATGGCTCTGCTCCCTATGGAAGTTGGGCTTGGGAATCACTTGTGAGACCTGCTTCTTGGGCAAACGGAACCGACACAGGAAGCGGAACGGCTAGAAACAATGACTTAGCGGTTATTGCTTTGCGCAAGAATTCCCAAGGTCAGTTTATTGGAGATATAACTGGATATTTAACTTACGGTTGGAATAATTATTCATTTGTTAGCTCTAGTCGTACAGGTAATTTATCAGTTGCTGCACTTACCACCACTGGATATCCAGCATTATCAGATTCAGGTCGGATTATGCAAAGATCTGATGGACCTAGTTATCTGACCACAGTTAGTGGTGCTAAGCAAATCTATCAAGGTAGTAATTTTACTGGTGGCGCAAGTGGAGGAGCTTGGTTAGCTAATTTTGGATATCAAGATCCCGCTTTCTCTGGAGGAGCAAATGCAGGCAATGCATCTACGGCTAACGTAATTGTCGGTGTCACTTCTTGGGGTTCTATTGATCCAAATTCACCAAAAGATAATTACTCATCTCAATTTGCACAAAATACACAATACCCTTCTAGTAGTTATGGTACTTTTGGAGCCGGCAATATTGGTTCTTTGCTGAACACATTATGCTCCTCAAGACCTTCGGGTAGCTCCCAGACTTTTCAACAACTAGGATATTGTACTTAA
- the pcrA gene encoding DNA helicase PcrA, with the protein MTTSIDFLHSLNPSQRQAVEHFCGPMLVVAGAGSGKTRALTYRIANLILKHRVDPENILAVTFTNKAAREMKERIQKLFAEQIAIRDYGKPLEALVPHEQTSLRSRVYKTMIKDLWIGTFHSLFSRVLRFDIEKYQDEKGRRWNRNFSIFDESDAQSLVKQIVIKQLNLDDKKFEPRSVRYAISNAKNQGLTPQEFERQQPNYRGRVIAEVYSQYQSALAENNALDFDDLILVPVQLFQQNEQVLGYWHNKFQHILVDEYQDTNRTQYDLIRLLVTNGETNKQNWNWQNRSIFVVGDADQSIYSFRMADFTILLEFQSDFGDGLPDADTRTMVKLEENYRSRENILQAANELIENNTQRIDKILKPTRGAGEQIYLYKADDEIAEAQFVINQIRNLERRYSDFDWGSFAILYRTNAQSRPFEDTLLRWGIPYTIVGGLKFYDRKEIKDILAYLRVIVNPSDTVSLLRVINTPRRGIGKATIDALVSAAQELSIPVWEIISDETSAGTLAGRSVKGVTSFAQLISHWQEQVDITPASVIVQAIMEESGYIQDLKNQGNDESLERLQNLQELHNAVVQFEEESEDTSLEAFLASTALNSDLDNLKEGQKAVSLLTLHAAKGLEFPVVFLVGMEQGLLPNFRSLDDPDSLEEERRLCYVGITRAQELLHLSHARERRLYGSREPAIRSQFLTELPEELLADQQPASRSYTKPPSIASRSREVAATPVNTSPQNWQVGDRVLHKTFGVGEITHVFGSGNKVSVAIKFPTLGQKIIDPRIAQLQRVN; encoded by the coding sequence ATGACGACAAGTATTGACTTTCTCCATAGCCTCAATCCGAGTCAACGCCAAGCTGTAGAACATTTCTGCGGTCCGATGTTGGTCGTTGCTGGCGCAGGTTCTGGTAAAACACGGGCGCTGACTTACCGAATTGCCAATCTGATTCTGAAACACCGCGTCGATCCTGAAAATATCCTGGCTGTCACCTTCACTAATAAAGCCGCGCGGGAGATGAAAGAACGCATCCAAAAGCTGTTTGCCGAACAAATTGCGATTCGTGACTATGGAAAGCCCTTAGAAGCGTTAGTACCGCACGAACAGACAAGTTTGCGATCGCGCGTGTATAAAACAATGATTAAAGATTTGTGGATTGGTACTTTCCACAGCTTATTTTCCCGCGTGCTGCGATTTGATATTGAAAAATATCAAGATGAAAAAGGACGGCGTTGGAATCGCAATTTTTCAATTTTTGATGAATCTGATGCGCAAAGCCTTGTCAAACAAATAGTGATTAAACAACTTAATTTAGATGATAAAAAGTTTGAACCGCGTTCGGTACGCTATGCAATTAGTAATGCGAAAAATCAAGGATTAACTCCCCAAGAGTTTGAGCGTCAACAACCCAATTATCGCGGGCGCGTTATCGCTGAAGTTTACAGTCAATATCAAAGCGCTTTAGCCGAGAATAACGCTTTAGATTTTGACGACCTCATTCTCGTTCCTGTACAACTCTTTCAACAAAACGAACAAGTATTAGGCTATTGGCATAACAAATTTCAACATATTTTAGTTGATGAGTATCAAGATACCAACCGGACGCAATATGACTTAATTCGGTTACTTGTTACCAACGGAGAAACAAATAAACAAAATTGGAATTGGCAAAATCGCTCGATCTTTGTCGTTGGTGATGCCGATCAGTCAATTTATAGTTTCCGTATGGCAGATTTTACAATTTTACTAGAATTTCAGTCTGATTTTGGCGATGGTTTGCCTGATGCTGATACTCGCACTATGGTAAAGCTAGAAGAAAATTATCGCTCTAGAGAAAACATTCTGCAAGCCGCCAATGAACTAATAGAAAATAATACTCAGCGCATCGATAAAATTCTCAAACCTACGCGTGGGGCTGGCGAACAAATTTATTTATACAAAGCCGATGATGAAATTGCGGAAGCGCAGTTTGTCATTAATCAAATTCGCAATTTAGAACGCCGCTATTCTGATTTTGATTGGGGTAGTTTTGCTATTCTCTACCGCACTAATGCACAATCGCGACCGTTTGAAGATACTCTATTACGCTGGGGTATTCCTTATACAATTGTTGGTGGATTGAAGTTTTACGATCGCAAAGAGATTAAAGATATTCTCGCCTATCTGCGGGTCATTGTTAATCCTTCAGATACCGTGAGTTTGCTACGTGTAATTAACACACCGCGTCGTGGTATTGGTAAAGCTACAATCGATGCTTTGGTAAGCGCAGCGCAAGAATTAAGTATTCCTGTGTGGGAAATTATCAGCGATGAGACATCGGCGGGTACTTTAGCAGGGAGATCGGTAAAAGGTGTGACGAGTTTTGCGCAGTTAATCAGCCACTGGCAAGAACAAGTCGATATTACTCCGGCATCGGTCATTGTGCAAGCAATTATGGAAGAATCAGGTTACATTCAAGACTTGAAAAACCAAGGTAATGATGAAAGTTTAGAACGCCTGCAAAACTTGCAAGAACTCCACAATGCTGTCGTCCAATTTGAAGAAGAAAGTGAAGATACTTCTTTAGAAGCTTTTTTAGCTAGCACAGCTTTAAATTCTGATTTAGATAATTTAAAAGAAGGACAAAAAGCCGTTTCTTTACTAACACTACACGCGGCTAAAGGGTTAGAATTTCCTGTAGTTTTCCTAGTAGGAATGGAACAAGGTTTATTACCTAATTTCCGTTCGTTAGACGATCCTGATTCTTTAGAAGAAGAACGACGTTTGTGTTATGTTGGCATTACTCGCGCGCAAGAACTCTTGCATCTTTCGCACGCGCGGGAACGTCGTCTTTATGGTTCGCGCGAACCGGCGATTCGTTCGCAGTTTTTGACAGAGTTACCCGAAGAATTACTTGCAGATCAACAGCCTGCGAGTCGGAGTTACACAAAACCACCAAGTATCGCTTCGCGAAGCAGAGAAGTAGCTGCGACTCCTGTAAATACAAGTCCGCAAAATTGGCAAGTCGGCGATCGCGTCTTACACAAAACCTTCGGAGTTGGTGAAATCACTCATGTTTTCGGTTCTGGAAATAAAGTCTCTGTCGCGATTAAATTTCCCACACTAGGTCAAAAAATTATTGATCCGAGAATCGCCCAGTTGCAACGAGTAAATTAA
- a CDS encoding SnoaL-like polyketide cyclase: MGTSDTPLWVQDRDTVIAKESHAEWRYGEPPDYSRNNAALKEQSQYNHIEGSLEAIVQNLVRTFEMEASFKTNPQQWLSIVADKFRMRTNNQPEYTANDVVAAGTYNLFLGESEHYSAKSEDFESSGKIFHDTFPNGFLWELIEVLAGPPNVTFKWRHWGTFSGSYKGHEPTGEVVEIVGISVARVTDDLKIELLEHYFDTNSFLGKLTSGGTIANGCPFHQQA; the protein is encoded by the coding sequence ATGGGTACATCAGATACACCTTTGTGGGTTCAAGACAGAGATACAGTGATTGCAAAGGAAAGTCATGCTGAGTGGCGTTATGGAGAACCACCAGACTACTCGCGTAATAATGCAGCACTCAAAGAGCAAAGTCAATACAATCATATCGAAGGTTCTTTAGAGGCGATCGTCCAAAATTTAGTCAGAACTTTTGAAATGGAAGCCTCTTTTAAGACGAATCCTCAACAGTGGTTATCTATTGTTGCTGATAAGTTTCGGATGCGGACAAATAATCAGCCAGAATACACAGCTAACGATGTTGTTGCTGCGGGAACTTACAACTTATTTTTAGGAGAATCAGAGCACTATAGTGCTAAGTCTGAAGATTTTGAATCATCAGGAAAAATCTTTCATGATACTTTTCCGAATGGTTTCTTATGGGAACTTATTGAAGTGTTAGCAGGACCACCTAATGTAACTTTCAAGTGGCGTCATTGGGGAACTTTTAGCGGTTCTTACAAAGGACATGAACCTACAGGAGAAGTTGTAGAAATCGTCGGTATTAGTGTAGCGCGGGTGACTGACGATCTCAAAATTGAATTGCTAGAACATTATTTTGATACTAATTCTTTCTTAGGAAAACTAACATCAGGTGGAACGATTGCAAATGGCTGTCCTTTTCATCAACAAGCATAA